The genomic interval AAAATATCAAAGCTAATGACATTATCTGTAAAGAAACACACTCTAAAACAATTTTAAGAGAAACGTCTTAATGACAGAAGCCTGAATCAACACATCTAATGCTGGAAATGCCTCAGAGAGAAGCTTTCGCTTCAATAATGAATATTAAGTGTTTAAAAGACACTTTATATTCAGTCATATTATCGATTGGACTGCACTGAGTCTATCAGATGAGAACTAGAAATGATCTGAATAGTTTTCTGCAGAGCTGCTTGTACTGTAGCTGATATTGTCTCATATTTCATCATTTTGCATCACTGATtttgtttattactgtgaagctgctGTATTGAATAAAGAGctacagaaaaaataaacttgacATTCAGATGTTCTGAAGCTTGTttaatgtgtgtaaatgtgttttgtccTGGGAGACCTGATGGTCGTCCAGCAGCACCTCATACAGGTGCCGGTTCGGCTCGCTCCTGACGGGCTCTGATGAAGCGGGACGCGGAGGAATCGCTGGTGTCTGGATCTCTCTGTAATTGTCATACGCTGGAGAAACGTCACATGAACGTGTGGACAGACTGTGTTTGCCAGGTTTTTTGGGAACTGGTGGTGGCGGTGGCTTCGCCTGagacaaaattataataataatcaccattcaaaagcaataAAGAAAACACTTCAGTGTGATTAATGAACAATTCATAACATCCCCTGTGTTTTTACATCTCTTTCTTGACTCATGTTTTACACAAAAtcagatttaaaatgcaaaataataactgGATGCCAGAGGTAGAGAACACGATGAGCTCATGTTACTGACACGTTCATCACTGCATTCACTCCATATCATATCCAATTTTACACAGCAGTGGACAGAAAACAGTAAATAGTGTGacgtacactactgttcaaaggtttggggtcagtaagatttacaTTCATcaagatgcattaaactgatcagaagtgccagtaaagacatttataatgttataaaagatttttatttcaaataaatgctgttcatctgtgaatcctgacaaataaaatgtatgatggtTTCCACACAACTTCAACATTGTTAATAATCATTAACAATGATTGttaataatcagcatattagaatgacttttaaaatatcatatcacactgaagactgcagtaatgatgccgaaaattcagctttgatctcAGGAATCagttacagtttaacagatattcacattagggctgtcaaaagattaatcgcatacaaaaaaagtttgagtttgcctaatatttgtgtgtactgcgtgtaattattatgtttttaagagaaatatgttatgtacaaaatatttttatttatatatatacactaccgttcagaagtttggggtcagtacatttttattgtttctttttttttttttattcaccaaggaagtattaagttaataattaaaagtttattaaaagttcataataaataatttacattgtcataaaatatttatattttgaataaacactgtactttttaaacttgttattcatgaaagaatcctgaaaaaaataaaaatcacaggttccaaaaaatatttggcagcacaactgttgatattatccaacattgatcattgatcataataataaatccgcatattagaatgatttctgaaggatcatgtgacacttaagactggagtaacagctgataaaaattcagcttttcatcacaggaataaattctattttaaagtatgttaaaataaaaaacattattttatattgtaaaaacattttgcaatattactgctttttttctatatttttaatcaaataaatgcagccttgatgagcataagaaacttctttaaagttacttacaagtcttactgaccccaaacttttgaacggtagtgtatataatataaattatagaaaaattataataaatacatatacttgtaaatatgtcttaaatataaacatgaatGTGTCTGTATTTAtctatgcataataattacacacattacacacacatatattaggcaaacgcaaacttttttgtatgcgattaattgcgattaatcatttgacagccctaattcacacagaaaacagatattttgaactgtaataatatttcacagttgtactgtatttttgattaaatgaacacagccctggtgagcagaagagactgctTTCAGAAACGCTACGACATCAATACCAACCCCACGTGTGTGAGCGCTGGTGTAGTGGTGATGTGTTGTGCTGTGGTGATCAGACGGTGGTGAGGCGCTGGAGTGAGTCTGTGTTCTGTCGGGCAGCACTTGCACATACAGAGGGACGCAGTGACGGTCAGGCCGAGCCGCCGCTCCATCAGAACGGAGCATGATCCTCCCGTGAGACAAATACAAACCGTTActcaatagaaaacaattacgTTAACAACAGCATCATCACACGCTCACCTGGTCTTTACATTTAAACACAAGAATGTTAAACATGCAGCTCTACATGGTGACGGGTTCATCTCTGAGTGTCAGTGTGACACATGAAGAACAACAACTTACGGTCAGATTGCGACACTTCGTTACTTCTCGAACATGAAGTTCTAAATCAAAAGTGTCTTCACTCAGTCCAAACGTCTCCCCTCCAGAAGGCGATTTGTGTGTTTTAGACCTCTTTTGAGATACAGACTCGTCCATCCAGACGCTCCACATTCTTCTGCCACATGAGCCGAACGCTGATCgacagcacacacacacgcgctgGTGAGATTCAGGGTTTCTGATGAGGTTTAGTCAACCACACACAATGTTTTGCTGTAAAcgtatttattttgaaagtgattgtGTGATGTAAACACACAGAGCAGAAACACAAGACTTTGAGAAAGAAACAGTCACATGACCAACCGTCATGGAAAACATCAGCCCGTCATTCACTGAACGATCGGCTGCAGCTCCAGTGCTGTCGTATTCCAGCTTAATACGAGCGTGACGCTTCATCAGAGCATCTCCAGACTTCGAGCACCTTCAGCAGAACAACTTGTTGCATGCAGACAGTTTTTAAAGAATCTTTCCTATTACGcctaaaaataacaacttaacTTAAAGGGACAGATCACCCGAAAATGAACACACTGTCACTCTAtcagttccaaacctgtgtgagtttctttcttcctttAAACACTTAAGaggatattttgattaatgtgtAGGCTGACAGCTGCCATTAAAAGAATACTACAGAAGTCAATGGCTGCCATCAACATTTTTGCcatcaaaatatcttgtttttgtgttcaacaaCGGAAAGAatctcatacaggtttggaagaaCTTGACAGTGAACGAAAGATGACAATTtccacttttgggtgaactgccaCTTTAATTCAGTGCGTCTTGGGTGACGATAACAAAACCCTGATCgcttttgttttaattgatGGGTTCAGTTTCTGTGCTGTTCAGTTTTACAGCAGCAGCGTTACATGCGTCTCTGCTTTGATTTCCATGATTTTCCTAATGCACAATCAAAAGTTCAAACGTCAGTTCTTCAGTCTAACGGTGTCTGCAGTCAGAGATCATTCCAGAAGGAGCCCAGATAGATGTATTATTGTCCCACGGCACACATCGGCTCTCACGGACGTCAGAGTTTTGAGAAATATTCCTTCTGGAACTCCTTGAAGTCCTTCTCACTGAAGACGGATTTCTCCTCCGGTTTGGAGACGGGCAGATCGGGCTGATCGCAGGCGCGGCGACCCGAATGCTGCTGGACGATCTAAAGGAAACACACGACATATGAGACACGACCACCGACTGAGCGTGAATCTGTACGAATCTGATGAGATTTGAGGAGGTTCAGACCTTTATCGAGTCTTTGCTCTGTGTTTTACAACCAGCGCCCAGGAAATACTCCAGATTTGACTTCAGCTGACTCTTCTTCTGCTTCTTTCTGTATTCGTCTGAGGACAACAGAGACAATCATCAGGTGGGAATGAGAATCTGAAGCGCACAGAAGCAGAGCAGGTCGTAACATCACAGCAGTAATGTTCAAACTGTGATCAGTACACGAGTGAATGAGGAGCTTGGAGCAGGTTTGAGGAGATTCGAGAAGGGTTGATGAGTTCTGCTCAGTTTTGAGGAGGTTTGAGGAGGTCAGACTCACCCAGAGCAGACCGGACGTGTTTGTCTTTGACCGTGTTTGTGTTCCGCGCCGATCCTCCGGGTCTCTGCAGCTGTCGGATCCGCCTCTGAACGCCCTGTTTATCGGTGCTGATCTGCTCCATCAAGGCGGATTTACGAGAGCTGCTGCTCTTCTTCTGCTTACGCTTCACTCCATCTACGGGGAGACGTATATAACAGCacttacatacatacacacacttatatatatgtatatatacatacagtactgtgctgaagtcttaggccactagtattttcaccagctaaaaaatggtttaaaataagttatttctatcttttgctgtagtgtgtcagtaggaaacatcagtttacatttccaaacattctgtttgccattaattgtaataatctagtgagatttttgtttgcacaaggagtctgacaacagccagtgctccacacagagatctgatctcaccatcatccagtctgtctctggaatgacatgaagacacagaacaaactgaaacagagtaaatccagaagaactgtggcaacgtctccaagatgcttcaagagacctacctgcaaagctacccgaaaaattttgcgcaagtgcacccagggcaaaagctgctgtaaaagcaaagaatggtcgcaccaaatgctctttgataaagaaaatctatttatgacattgtttttgacagcatcctcattttatgtgcctaactgtctaaaaatgtcaacagtaCTGTAGttttgtaggtgtaggtctcttaaagcatcttggagatgttgccacagttcttctggatttagtctgtctctgttttttctgtttcttaagacagactggattgaatgacggagagatcagatctatgtttgcacaaggagtctgacaacagcctgtgctccacacaaaaatctcactggattattacaattaatggcaaaatgaatatttggaaatgtaagtatgatttctatttcaatatgtgttaaactgtaatttatttctgtgatgcgcagctgaattttcagcatcattactccagtctacagtgtcacatgatccttcagaaatcattctaatatgctgatttaataataataaataatttaataataataataataataatataaataatactcagaaatgtttgttgagcaacaaatcagcgtgttagaatgatttgtgaaggatcaggtggagtaatgatgctgaaaatgacattttaacagatattcacatagaaaacagctgttttaaagtgtagtaaaaatgtttacaaattttACCAttcttgctgtattttggattttaaaaacgcaggcttggtgagaagaagagactttaacattaaaaagttacTGCTGAAAAACGTTTGATTGATAGTGTTTATACCCATATCTAAACAAATAAAGACTCTACGGCAAAAACGAATTACCTTTGTCGCTGAATAATTCAAGTCCTCGTCGGATCACAGAGGCTGACATGATCAAACTGATGAATGAAGCGAAAATAAACGTAGACAAATACAGAGTTCAGTGTTTTCGTGCCATGTGAATTCAGCGCGTGCGTCACAACAAACACTCGAGCAGAAACACGAGCCGCCGCAGCAGAGTTCCGCCGAAATGACACTACAAACTTTCTGTACATGTTTCATTGATTTAGTAGACTATTTACAACGGTCTGTTGAGTGTGGACCAATATCTCATTTCATTCTTTCTACTACTATCTCATTGTCATTGTTAATGAAAGctttccctgctgaaaaaaggcccagctaaaaccagcctaaactggttggctggttttagctggtcagcaggctggcccatatagcaaaatatatatatatatatattttcaaatatattttcaaacgtatttcaaaatatacaaaaaatggccaaaaaatatatgtgttaaatatattttaaaatatatttacatacatgtattttctacttatttatttttggtcattttttaatacacaaaaatatggtaaaaaaacaaacaaacaaaaactataaaataaaagtaaaatatccacatttaaataatatgcaaaataataataataataataattgtggaAACGttgattaaatgttttacaaaacagATATTGCTTGAATTATTCTGATGAgatacattaattttaaaatacaatggtAAAAAAAGGTCATACGACAGACAGAGGATTATTAAACGACTCCATAACCAAGATTCACCTGATTTCTTTCATACAAAagttcttattgagaattaacaggTTTAGATTtgtactgaaaataataaagtttgacATTACCATGATGGaggtcagtgtttgctttagttgggctctcgACTCTTGAGTTTGCTTGACAAGTTGTTTCTTTTGCAGTTGTGACTCTGCATTTCTGAAGCACATTTGTTATGGCAAAATAGTTGAAGAAACTCTCACTGGAAGAAGTAGACTTCATGTTGTGGTTGTTTCACAGTCTGGTCTGTGATTACTCTGTTATGTGTTGAGTTGTGatgatttgaaaaatgtaataaagacATGTAGAAAATATTCTGACGGTGTATTTgaggcacacacagacatcaagcatcagtgtatgaatctcagcAATGGTGACAAAATAttcagatcaactctgaacatcACAGAACaagctttttaaagattgtcaccactgttgagattcttacgctgattcttgatgtctctGTGCATCTAAATCGCACAGCCTTAAAATCTGAACTTCATGATGGTACAATGTTTCTCAATTTTTTGGTCTGAAAGTTACGGTACAATATTTCTACCATAAAAATGCAGCCTTTCATTTCATATAGCATTAATAATTCACAAAGCTGACCTCTTCATGATGTATTCTTAATGGCTACTTGCTGATGACTACAGCATCACCTGACGTAACTTTTCCTTGCATTTGTCACTTTAACAAACATACTTTAAAAGCACAGAGTTAAAGCAGCcagagaaaaacagagaaaaagcaCTTTAATCAAGGCTTAAGAGcgcaactaaa from Labeo rohita strain BAU-BD-2019 chromosome 6, IGBB_LRoh.1.0, whole genome shotgun sequence carries:
- the rps19bp1 gene encoding ribosomal protein S19 binding protein 1 codes for the protein MSASVIRRGLELFSDKDGVKRKQKKSSSSRKSALMEQISTDKQGVQRRIRQLQRPGGSARNTNTVKDKHVRSALDEYRKKQKKSQLKSNLEYFLGAGCKTQSKDSIKIVQQHSGRRACDQPDLPVSKPEEKSVFSEKDFKEFQKEYFSKL